The DNA region TCACCGATCAGCATTGCCAGATGTTCGAGTTCATATTGCCTTTTGAGAACAGTCAAATACCATACAGGCTCTTTGGGGTAGAGTAAGCACGAGCGTACAGCAGGAGACAAGCCTTAATCTGCTCCAGACTCTATGGTGTAAAATGCAATGTTATGAATAAAAGAGAGCATATAAAACACGGAATGCAGCAGCTATGAAAGGGTGTGTgcggctttgtgtgtgtgtgtcttaagtCTGTGTCTGCGATTTGCTTATGGAtaggcatgtgtgtgagtgggtgagttCCTGTATGTCTTAGTACAGCACGTATGCTTTTTACATGACTTTTAGGTGGATATGTTCCGTTAGTTAAACGTACATTGTACATCTAGGTGTTACATTTATATCCATACAGTGCTTGTTACTGAGCCTTTGCACCTTTTTGAatgttttcctttctgtttgtgttgctgctctgaCATTTGGGGATTTTGTGTTTTCGTAGTGAGAACACTCATATTCTCCGCCGCTTCTCGGTGAATGTGGGAAGATGATGATTCACCTCTGCGAATGCATTCATTTTGCTGCCAAGTCAAAGTGGCAATACAATTAGAAGTGTGCCATTATGTGCACAAGCTCTTATAAATCCACGACTGTCAATTGCTCCCCTTTGCTGCATTTTgaaagttaataaataaataaatgagagaTGAAATTCTCTCTTTGAAATAGAAACAATGAGGGTGTGGGCGAAAGTTGCCTGTAACTTATTGCCcttttgagtttgtgtttttgtgtgcaccACCGTCGCtgaaatgtttagttttttctaaGTGATGCTTCTCTGCTCTCATGCACCAACTGTCTCGTCGCTGTGCGTAGCTCCTGTACTTTGCcatcattctcctcctctcatggCTCCTTCCTCACACAGATGGCTTTTAAAGCACCTGTATTACGGGTATTAAAAAAGTTTATCCTGTCTGGGTCTCTCTCCTTGGCTCAGACTCTGGGTTAAAAACAGTCCACAACTTgtatcttcttctttcctctctctctctctctgtctgtctcaccctctatgcacagtttctttttctccctctccatctcctcgctgtttttgtcctttactctccgtctctctgcccccctctctctctctctctttccctctctctctctctctctctgtctagcTCTCGGCCTTGTTTTGACTAACTGGTCCTGCAGTCAAAGTCTCCCAGGAGCGTGCACCACACCCCAGACCGGAGTGGAAACTGGCTCAAGTCGCAGTCAGAGCGAGGCCTGGAAAAATGAAGGcgggagaggtgggggggggattgaggcggctctgtgcgtctgtgtgtgtgtgtgtgcacatattcAGGGGTCTATGTCTGTGTTTTGCGTGGCCAGCCGAAACCGCATACCCCCCACCACTCTGGGCTTTGTACGTTTTGCATCTGctgcttcatcctcctcctgcacttTCACTTACATGTTTCGCCAGTTTTCTCTCCGTcatattacccccccccccccccccccccgaaacagAAGTAATGGTGAGCCTTGAATGTGCTGCATGTGTATTGGTTTCTCACTTTTTTGTGGCACTGTCTGCCTCTATTCTGACTTGCAAAATTGTTCATGTAATCTGCTGCCAACAGCTACACCAAGGGTATCTGAGAGATGTGGATGAGGCCACATTACTGGGCATCTACTCCAGCCAATACCAGACAGTAGCTGAGTTTGCTGCCATTGTTTTCTTTGCAAATTCCGAGGTTGTGCTTCGTCTGACTCTactttttttcatcattttcctcctccctccctcccttcaatgtcttctcctcttttcctctctgtgcttttTGGTGTATTTACTCGCTCTGTCTCCATCTGCATATGTCTGCTTGTCAATaactttcctcctctttcccttctACCCTCTCCCCAACCAACTCCTCTTCTATTTGTAACCCCCTCTCGATATACATACAGGGAGGTGGCCCccgttgtgtgtttttttttcatatattggTGGTGGTGAGCCAGTAGGGGTGGGGGGCTGCGTGGGGGTGTgtagaggggaaaaaagggcCAGTAAAACAAAGAGAGGTTGTCTGCAGGCGAGGCAGGCAGGAAACGCAATTCTCCCAGGACTCTCCCCCAGTCACTGCTCCTTGGCTATCCTGCTGGCCCACACCAGATTGAACCTGACAGCCCCGCTGAGCCGCGGCAGCCCCACTTGTTATTtgtcccttctctccttctttttgtcttttctatcTGTTACACTTGCATTCCTTTAATTCGTTTGATCGCATCCTCATTTATGCATTTCTTAGTTCATGTCCTTTATATCTCCATCTTCTCTTTACATCTTCCTCCACCGTCAAAAAAACTCTCTCTTCCCAGTAACAGTGCTCTGAGACCCTCTTGTCGTCTGTGCAGAAAGGAGAGATTAATTTACTGAAATATCATTTACTGAAATATCAGGGGTTAGAAGTTGAGATGTTTGAAACTAATGAAGTGATCAAACGATCCCGAGCTACAGGAACTTTTGCCATTTGGGGATATTCTGATATAGTGAGGAAAGGGAAAACATCCTTTGAAAGTAGACACGTTGGATTTGAagtctttttacattttcagtggtatgtaatgaaatgagataaacaataaaacacttgTGTGGTGGGTTTCTTACCAGGCAAACTTTGTTTTCATAGTTGTAGTGAGAATGGAAACAAGAGCTCAACTGTTcttaaaggaaaaataaatttgaCTCTGATTACTTTATTATTTGGTGTTTATTTAGGGGAACCAAGACGTCAATGTGTTGAGATCCACAGGAGGGCAGTATTGTACAGTGTTTAGAAACATGCAGTGGCTACTGATGATATGTTTGATGCTACTGGATGTCTCTCTGGTGTGGCTGCATGAGGTAAATTGTTTCAAGATGACACGCAAACCCCAAATGTATTGTTGTTATGAAGACGAtcactttaatttgtttcagacaaatcaataatgaaaagcTTTCTACATTACATTTGTCTTGTGTACTAAATCAAGTGGCCTTTCCATGTAAAAACTTAGATAAATATGGGTTAATAGACCGGTAACACGGTTAATATAATATTacagtttattaaattattcatgACTGAATAATGTTGTGACTTGTGTGAACGCACAAGATAAAACATGATGAGACTAATCTGAAGATAGATAAATATTCAtgtctaaataaaacaaaccgtGACAGCACACAAATGGCGACAGAACAATGGATGACATCTGGGATTTCAAACCATATTATTCTAATGATCCAACCTATTAAGTTTAAAGATTAGTCATGCATATTCTGTATAAACACAACGCTGCCAGccacatttttttcccataaaaATTTCTTCTGAATATTGTAGCCCATCATACCTTaatctcccttttttttataattcctcttatgatgaataaagtatttattctgATGTGATGAGTGCACACCTCAAAAGCAgtaatgtatttaatttgactACTTATGTATGCAAAGTTTCCTTCATCCTCTATCATTGAAGTTCATGTCTGATGCAATTTCCAATGTCCAAACAAGGAGCAGATATAATAATGCAATCATAGAGGAAAGAATAAGACCATAGTTGTAAGTTTATATAAGGGATAATGGAATGAAATGGAATAATGCCTACACAGCAGTCATGCAAAAACTAAGTTAATGTACTACTATAAAAGTGAATGATTGCAACCATGGATTTAAAGCTAGCTCACTGGATCCTAACATGACTTCTTGACTTCTTTATTACTAAATAACAATATTGGAAAATATCAAACTAATTGGATGTTTCTCATTTCTCACAAACCAATGCTAACAAGCTGGCCATCATTGGTCTGTTAAAGACTATCTAGCTAATTATTCAGACAAGTTAGCCAGCCACGACAATGCAGCTACATGATATAACTTATCAATCGATTGCATTATGATTGCAACCTGGCTGTCACAATGTTTCCGGTAGCTAACTGTGTGGGTGGTTCAAATGGCTGGGATTGGCTGGATGGCCAGccaatcttcttcttcttcttcttcttcttcttcttcttcttcttcttcttccacttttTTGCAACACGATCGACACTTGCTCAttctttatctgtgttttaaatttttCGAATTAATGCCTACAAACTATCAATTGTTACTGTCAGACACATCTGTCATCACCATTAGACTCACTCTATCCGTTGCACTGTAGGTGAAACGCTGCTGACGTAAAAGATTTACAGATCATGATAAAAGTGTGGAGCTGCATGTTGCACACAACACATATCTGGCCATGGTATGCTTCATATTTCCCTTTACGTTGGCAACAGTATCAGCCCTCAGCAATATAAACCATCCAGGATGCTGTAGCCAGGTGTGCTATGGGGATACTCTGGTATTTTTTGAGATATCCCCAAGGGAACAGTACATCCTGTGTTTTATCGGCTTGTGTCGGAGTGACGGACTGCTACTGGAAGCCGTCTACCTTCACACAACTCAGCTTCATAGGTTTGAACCGCAGACACACGGCAGGTAGATCCTGTGCAAACTGGGCCAGTTTGGCTGCTTTTCAAGGTTTCATGAAATTAGCTTGTGTTTGGGAAAGagagtatgagtgtgtgtttgtgtgtgcgtgtgtcagttGTACGTTAATTGGCATCAGAGCTTTTATTCGTGGTCAGAGTGTTGCACCTTGAACCATGTTTTGATAGATGTATTTATGTCATCTGGCACTAGTGAATATTCTTGTCTCCTCCTGGCTAGCACATAATGATATAGTCACTTACTTAAGTGCATTCATTGATCTTTTATGAGTTTTCCATGTTTTTCACCATCTTCTacctttttaaaatacacaaaaacgtTTTCTTTTGTTCTGTCTTTAGACCCTTCATATGATGCTGTACGGCGGACAGGATGGTCAAACAACATGCACAGCGGCAAAGgtgagaaaatacacaaatcatCAACAGAAAAGATCCCCATTTTTTATTGGATGATACGGGTACAGTCGCTttacatggagagagagagagagagtgatcaCCTGATGTGGTGAGCTTTATCATGTGATATGTTGTGCAGGTAAAAACACCCAGGTTGTGGGAAATAGTGTGTAACACAAGTCTGTGTCACATCAGTGGAAATTCAAGCATTCACACAGTGGGTCAGACTCCTGGAGATTACAAACTGTGTTGTCAGAACCTGAGCACACATTCAGAAGAAGTCAGCTCAGCCATCAGTTACTGCCTTATCTAATTTGGACCTCTGCTGACTTGCCATCACAACGTGTAACTTGGTTATCTGTAGAACCCTGCTGATGTTTCTTTATGTCGCTCTCTGACTGTGTTTCCTGACTGTTTCGCTCCCTGTAGGCTCACCAGTGGTTACTCAGAATGTGACCAAGTCCACTGAGCAGCCCAGACCTCAGCCAGGTAACTTACCTGCGACTCTGTTTGTCTTAAGCACAGACTTTTCAACTATTTGATTTACTACGTGCAAGTTTTCATAATAATATGGATTATCAACAAATCTCTCCTTTTGCTCACAGATCCTTACCAGATTCTGGGTCCCACCAGCAGTCGCCTTGCAAATCCAGGTAAGAGTTTGTGCAAGTCCAAGTCTTTATAAAGCAGCTGTTCTAAATATAGGCAGATGTTGCTTATGCAGGACTCTGATGCATGCGTCGGAGGCTTTAACTGAAATGCTGCTATTCCCTTTGAATGGCGTTGCCAAACTGCTTTTTGGTTGTGTGCATCATCTTGcatcccgtgggaaatttaaATTAATGGACAATAAATAAGGCTGGAtctccctctgacctctgttTGCTTTTGTGTCCACCATCAGGTTCAGGTCAAATCCAACTGTGGCAAttcctcctggagctcctgTCCGACAGTGCTAACGCTGGCTGCATCACCTGGGAGGGCACTAACGGCGAGTTCAAGATGACGGACCCTGATGAGGTGGCACGACGCTGGGGCGAGCGCAAGAGCAAGCCCAATATGAACTACGACAAGCTGAGCCGTGCTCTACGCTACTACTACGACAAAAATATCATGACCAAGGTGCACGGCAAGCGCTATGCATACAAGTTCGACTTCCATGGTATTGCTCAAGCGCTGCAGCCACATCCAACTGAGTCCTCCATGTACAAGTATCCCTCGGACCTGGCCTATGTGCCTTCCTACCATGCCCACCAGCAGAAGGTCAACTTCGTATCCCCACACCCTCCATCCATGCCCGTCACCTCCTCCAACTTCTTTGGACCAACTGCTCCGTACTGGAGCTCACCAACTGCAGGCATCTACCCCAACCCAAATGTCCCCCGCCACCCTAACACCCATGTGCCTTCCCACCTGGGCAGTTACTATTAAAGGACCCCTTTCTGTCCATCCACGATCCTCTAAAAACCTCCCCTCTCCCCACAACAGAGTCCACAATTGCTGACCTGCACTCCCAGTTATGCCTAACCGATGAAGACTGAATTGATAGAAGCATTTGACCTCTGACGGAAATAAAGGATGATTCAATTGAAGTTTTATACATATAAAAgttttatacatatattgaaTTTATAAACAACTGGATGCTATGCTCCAAAATGGAATACTACTTAACTTTACAAGACTAGCAACTGTTTTAGTCTGTTTTAGTTTCCTGTGCCTTCCTGTTTCCCATCCTTCTGAAAGCTGCACTGACAGCTGTCCTTCCCAAAAAACCTTGCCAAACCAAAGCCAGAAGACAGGAGAAACAACCTGAGTCCGTCTGCCCCCGCTCCACGCTATAGTACCAGACATGGGCCTATTATTTATAGGTCTCAATCTACAACCTCCTCAGTACATTATGCACATTACGCTTCAAGCAACTTCCAATTCCGCTCGTCTACAGCTTTGTTGGGGTTTCTTATTCCCACCGCAACTACCCTTTTGTTTCCACTAGCTCTATCTGctcatctgtccatctgcaTTGTTTTATGTGTGGAGAGTCTCCTGGAATTTGCTGGATAAGGAGGAGCTCTCAAAGAGATGGACTTTTCTCAGCACTGAATGAAATTTGGCAACTGGAATATGCCATTCACAATTTAATTTATCCTCCAAACTGGAAGGCTAGAGAAGAGTTAAATGTCGCAGAGGGAAGCGCTGTATGTTTTGCTGATTTGGGTAAACTCAGTTACTTAAAATGCTTTTTTGCGTGTTGTGTGGCGATCTGTACAGTTGACTCATTTGTGTAGGGGAAGCCGAGTCAAGCTGTAATTGAAGTAATTTGCAACAATAATTCAATCCAGGTCAGATGTTTTCAGGGGCCCACACACTAGGCTACTAAATGTTTGCCATGTTGTTGCCTTTCAGCCATGCCATTTCCAGATGTTTTGTTGCTCGACCATGTCAGTattaatgtgaatgtttgttaaaCACGTAAAAAGGGATACCCCGCAGCAAAATCAAAATTtgtcagatgttttcttttgtaaaaagAGGAATGGAGAAATTAATTCCTTTTTCGATGAGAGACCACGATTCCTGCACCTGATTAATCTAAAACATGAGAAATGATTATGACAACATAGCAAAGCTCAAGACCATATGTTGATAagtggcttttttttattaattgtttgcttgtttttttttaatccaaagtACCTTACGATGCAATGAGTGCATTTACTTTTAGTCTGAGGTGGTTTCCTATGTGCCTTAATGAGACCCAAAGCCCTCACAGTCAAAGAGTGAGTGCCATGCCTTAACTGCTGTTTTATGccatatattttctattcattaatGATGGAACAGCACTagcatttaaatgtattgtgacatttataaatcatttccaTGTCTGACCACAAATCTGACAATTTTTGATTTTGAAGTGCACTCTGACTATAACGGCTGCCACGgtgtctccttcctctttcctatGTAGGCCAGTCAGGACCGTGTAGGTGAGCACAGAGTAGTGGCTTTGCAGCAAGTCATGTTACAAAGACAATCAAGTCGTATTCTTTTACCAGGGCTGGATCCTAGTTCGAgagcagcatgtgtgtttgaatgttagTTTCTCACTGATCTAGAGCCCAGCAAAATGCACATGAATCTCAAGTCTggatttcatcatcatcatcctgtgACAGTATCACGTCGAAACATATCCATCTTTAGTTGTTCAAAGCTGTTCAGAGCAAAAATATTCCTTCAGAGTAACTGAGAGTGGACACTTGAAAATAAATTACTGGGACTGAGTAGTTTATCAAAGAACAAAATCAATAAAGTATGACGAGATGAAACAAAGAAATCCTCAGATTCGCAAACGCTGTGCGTTT from Platichthys flesus chromosome 4, fPlaFle2.1, whole genome shotgun sequence includes:
- the fli1 gene encoding Friend leukemia integration 1 transcription factor isoform X1, which produces MFQTVPDTSSYVKEALSVVSEDQSLFEPPYAAAAPLPKTDMTASGTQDYGQTHKINPLPPQQEWINQPVRVNVKREYEHMNGSSRESPVDCSVGKCNKLVGGNDTSQMNYGNYMDEKNAPPPNMTTNERRVIVPADPSLWSQDHVRQWLEWAIKEYGLLEMDTAMFQNTDGKDLCKMSKDDFLRLTTMYNAEVLLSHLNYLRESSSSLSYNAPSHTDPSPRLAAKEDPSYDAVRRTGWSNNMHSGKGSPVVTQNVTKSTEQPRPQPDPYQILGPTSSRLANPGSGQIQLWQFLLELLSDSANAGCITWEGTNGEFKMTDPDEVARRWGERKSKPNMNYDKLSRALRYYYDKNIMTKVHGKRYAYKFDFHGIAQALQPHPTESSMYKYPSDLAYVPSYHAHQQKVNFVSPHPPSMPVTSSNFFGPTAPYWSSPTAGIYPNPNVPRHPNTHVPSHLGSYY
- the fli1 gene encoding Friend leukemia integration 1 transcription factor isoform X2 → MFQTVPDTSSYVKEALSVVSEDQSLFEPPYAAAAPLPKTDMTASGTQDYGQTHKINPLPPQQEWINQPVRVNVKREYEHMNGSRESPVDCSVGKCNKLVGGNDTSQMNYGNYMDEKNAPPPNMTTNERRVIVPADPSLWSQDHVRQWLEWAIKEYGLLEMDTAMFQNTDGKDLCKMSKDDFLRLTTMYNAEVLLSHLNYLRESSSSLSYNAPSHTDPSPRLAAKEDPSYDAVRRTGWSNNMHSGKGSPVVTQNVTKSTEQPRPQPDPYQILGPTSSRLANPGSGQIQLWQFLLELLSDSANAGCITWEGTNGEFKMTDPDEVARRWGERKSKPNMNYDKLSRALRYYYDKNIMTKVHGKRYAYKFDFHGIAQALQPHPTESSMYKYPSDLAYVPSYHAHQQKVNFVSPHPPSMPVTSSNFFGPTAPYWSSPTAGIYPNPNVPRHPNTHVPSHLGSYY
- the fli1 gene encoding Friend leukemia integration 1 transcription factor isoform X3, coding for MDGTIKEALSVVSEDQSLFEPPYAAAAPLPKTDMTASGTQDYGQTHKINPLPPQQEWINQPVRVNVKREYEHMNGSSRESPVDCSVGKCNKLVGGNDTSQMNYGNYMDEKNAPPPNMTTNERRVIVPADPSLWSQDHVRQWLEWAIKEYGLLEMDTAMFQNTDGKDLCKMSKDDFLRLTTMYNAEVLLSHLNYLRESSSSLSYNAPSHTDPSPRLAAKEDPSYDAVRRTGWSNNMHSGKGSPVVTQNVTKSTEQPRPQPDPYQILGPTSSRLANPGSGQIQLWQFLLELLSDSANAGCITWEGTNGEFKMTDPDEVARRWGERKSKPNMNYDKLSRALRYYYDKNIMTKVHGKRYAYKFDFHGIAQALQPHPTESSMYKYPSDLAYVPSYHAHQQKVNFVSPHPPSMPVTSSNFFGPTAPYWSSPTAGIYPNPNVPRHPNTHVPSHLGSYY
- the fli1 gene encoding Friend leukemia integration 1 transcription factor isoform X4; translated protein: MDGTIKEALSVVSEDQSLFEPPYAAAAPLPKTDMTASGTQDYGQTHKINPLPPQQEWINQPVRVNVKREYEHMNGSRESPVDCSVGKCNKLVGGNDTSQMNYGNYMDEKNAPPPNMTTNERRVIVPADPSLWSQDHVRQWLEWAIKEYGLLEMDTAMFQNTDGKDLCKMSKDDFLRLTTMYNAEVLLSHLNYLRESSSSLSYNAPSHTDPSPRLAAKEDPSYDAVRRTGWSNNMHSGKGSPVVTQNVTKSTEQPRPQPDPYQILGPTSSRLANPGSGQIQLWQFLLELLSDSANAGCITWEGTNGEFKMTDPDEVARRWGERKSKPNMNYDKLSRALRYYYDKNIMTKVHGKRYAYKFDFHGIAQALQPHPTESSMYKYPSDLAYVPSYHAHQQKVNFVSPHPPSMPVTSSNFFGPTAPYWSSPTAGIYPNPNVPRHPNTHVPSHLGSYY
- the fli1 gene encoding Friend leukemia integration 1 transcription factor isoform X5, which encodes MTASGTQDYGQTHKINPLPPQQEWINQPVRVNVKREYEHMNGSSRESPVDCSVGKCNKLVGGNDTSQMNYGNYMDEKNAPPPNMTTNERRVIVPADPSLWSQDHVRQWLEWAIKEYGLLEMDTAMFQNTDGKDLCKMSKDDFLRLTTMYNAEVLLSHLNYLRESSSSLSYNAPSHTDPSPRLAAKEDPSYDAVRRTGWSNNMHSGKGSPVVTQNVTKSTEQPRPQPDPYQILGPTSSRLANPGSGQIQLWQFLLELLSDSANAGCITWEGTNGEFKMTDPDEVARRWGERKSKPNMNYDKLSRALRYYYDKNIMTKVHGKRYAYKFDFHGIAQALQPHPTESSMYKYPSDLAYVPSYHAHQQKVNFVSPHPPSMPVTSSNFFGPTAPYWSSPTAGIYPNPNVPRHPNTHVPSHLGSYY